atgatggtgGTGATAATACCGCTTATctgggaaagaaaaactggAGGAGCGTTCGCCACACAAATTATGACGGACCAAATGGAGCATCTTCCCCCGAGGAGGCATctataattgtaaaaaatgataacccatatgaagaaaaagaaaaccgacgcaaaaaggaggaggaaggttTTTTCGACTTTGGCAATTATCTCAACGGTGTTGATGACGCAGGGGAGGAAGACAAACGGGAAGAGAACAGGAAGAAGATACCGTCTGTAAGGAGCAACAAAGTGTGGCATGACTCGGATGATGATGTGTTGGAGAGGGGCTCGAACAGCCGTCCCCGAGGGTTTGCCGCCGAATCggaggatgaagaaatcGTAGACGGAGACCAAGTCGAAATAGGACATGAAACGGATGAAGAacatttgataaaaaatgaacacagcGAAAATTATTTCGAAAAGTACATCGATAAGGTAGACATCGAAACGTACGAaggggaggaacaaaaaaacgcgGCATCTACCATCAACATGGaagacatatacatatttgatAATAAGGAAATAGATTCTCAcataaagaagaagaagagactaaataaaatgaacgaaaaaaacatatttttgaaatactACTTACAGAAATTTACTTTCCATCGAAttgaggacaaaaaaattagacaGCTAGTAGGCATGCCCAAGGCAAATTTAATTATGCCTGTTTATAACTCTGATTTGTATGTGCTTCAGTACAAGGAGAGGTTGCTAAGCATGTCTAAGAAGGTCTCCTTCCGCGGGAGGATCGGCCATGTGCAGGAGAGCAACGGAAGTGTGTACATTCTCATGCATGACAACTATGTTCGAAACTACAATATGGAAAAGGGGTAAGCACAAGCGATCGCCAAGTGAGGGGGATTATTTCACGTGAAATGGTTTGGGTCTACGATATATATGTTCCCTCCTTTTACGCGATGTCAATACGACCtcctttttataattctCACTACATTTCAGTACCTCTGCTCTTTACTTACAGGATTGTATACAAAAATCGCATTCATCCTGGAAACGCAGGACGTGTCATCCccatggaaataaaattctttgacacaaaaaatgaggagaagaaCGGGTTATTACCATCCCAGCAGAGTAGCGACAACCTTTATGGCATATCCTTcaggaggagcaggaagATAAACATCTACGATACAAGAAGTTTTGATGTCGTGAAGAATTTCGAAATGGATTATAGATGTATTGGTATGAAtttccacaaaaaaacaaacagctTATTTGCCATTGACAGTAAAGGCAATCTGTACAACTGGTGTTTgaatacaaataaattaattaacaGAGTGGTAGATAATTATTCCGTTTTTCCATCATGCTTTAGTATGCATGGTGATTATATAGTTGCTGGTTCATTTAGTGGCTTTCTGAATTTATTTCATGTGGATAATTTGACGGAGCCAATCAagagttttaaaaatttgactCTCCCAGTTTGCAATGCTATTTTTAACCCCGCCCACAATTGCCTTTTATATTATACCAAGTTGGCAAAGAATGGCATTAAGCTGATCGATTTACATACAAATTATGTGTACTGTAACGTCCCTTGGTTCAATAGCAATGTGAGACACAATGTGCTTGCTGCCGATTTTTTCAACGGTGGCGATAATTTGTGTTTCTCCGTTAAGGCGAATTCGTTTTACGTGTATGacctttttgggggggggtcTGTGGCCTCAGGGGGGGGGTAGGTTAGGCCAGCTGTGCGCGCCGGGCCTCGGTGTGAGTTTGCCCCCCACTTGGTGAGGACTTGTCCTATTTTGTAAAGCCATTTTGTAAAGGCGTTTTGTAAAGGCGTTTTGAAAAGGCGTTTTGAAAAGCCATTTTGTAAAGCTTTTTTGAAAAGCCATTTTGTAAAGCTTTTTTGAAAAGCCATTTTGTAAAGCCTTTTTGTAaagccattttgttttttcctttttgcttcttttttttgcttcttttttttttttcacttttttgtcAAACTTACATCCGGTTTGCCCCCAATAAAGTGGAACATATAGAGATGGAATTGTGAGCACACCTatcttctctcccccccctggagtGATAAACGACCAGCTGAACACGCCGAAACGGTTCGTATCCATCACTTGgcattattgaaaaaaagaaaaaaaaaaaaagggaccgGGGGAACAAATGGCCATAATTACCCACACGCCCTTGTGGACGTGGCTACATTACGGCGTTTGTTTTataggaaaaggaaaggagcaAACGCGTAACTTGAACTGAGGAGATTCCTCCGCTGCTTAATGACGAAGCAGCATTTGTGGGGGTTCCCATTTGTGGAACAAAAGCTGTGTGTGCTGTACGCATATATGTGCCATGTGAaattttgtaacttttttttttttttcacattattATAAATGATGTTTACTCCTTGGAGGGGGTCCCGCTTACCTCGCAAGAAGCATCATGCCGtgggttttctttttatatcgACTTCATCATGCATACACGACATAGGTGGCCATatgtcccccccccccttcccacCTCTCCGTATGTGCCTTGTTCATCATAACTTCGCTTCAGCCATGAAGACAACCCGAATATTGTATCTccaaagaggggggggggggcattaaaaatagttcacctcctttttttttttttgttcttttcttttacaaatCATTGTTTCGTCGTGACGAATGTGCGCACCTCACTGTGTGTGTGCGCGTGGTTAAGGTGTTACACAACAAGAAGGGTCGCTCCACGCTGCATAAAGTAGCCCTCGTTCGAGACCGGGGGTATCGCTTCCTTTCGCCTACTCCAATCgagggggaattttttttttttttttacgcgctTTGCCAGTTGAGCAGCACCTCACGCTCATTGGTGTTAGCCTTGCGTTGGCATTTTTTGACCATTTCGCGGTGAAGCGGGTTGATTAGCGGGTTAGCGGTTTAGCGGCTCTGCTCATGAGCGGTTTGGCCCTTTCGCCCTTTCGTCGCTTTGCCGCtttaccgcttcaccgcgCCCCCCAAATTGTAATCGCGCGGGGGTTCTCTGCCCGCTTCTCGCTGCATGCGTGCATGTCAACACG
This genomic stretch from Plasmodium cynomolgi strain B DNA, chromosome 14, whole genome shotgun sequence harbors:
- a CDS encoding hypothetical protein (putative), with the translated sequence MPKANLIMPVYNSDLYVLQYKERLLSMSKKVSFRGRIGHVQESNGSVYILMHDNYVRNYNMEKGIVYKNRIHPGNAGRVIPMEIKFFDTKNEEKNGLLPSQQSSDNLYGISFRRSRKINIYDTRSFDVVKNFEMDYRCIGMNFHKKTNSLFAIDSKGNLYNWCLNTNKLINRVVDNYSVFPSCFSMHGDYIVAGSFSGFLNLFHVDNLTEPIKSFKNLTLPVCNAIFNPAHNCLLYYTKLAKNGIKLIDLHTNYVYCNVPWFNSNVRHNVLAADFFNGGDNLCFSVKANSFYVYDLFGGGSVASGGG